The following is a genomic window from Xiphophorus couchianus chromosome 5, X_couchianus-1.0, whole genome shotgun sequence.
GCTCATTTATCAAAACAGACTCTGTCTGTGGATCCTTAAACTTCTTATCTGGAGAATAATTGATGTTTGACTAATTGAGAGCTGACCGGAGTGACTTCTGGTTACAGGTGTACACAAGCTGTCTGAACACTTCACCCAAGTCCTCTGCAGACAGAGAGGGCAGAAAGAAGGAGCTTCAGAGCCAGGACGGCCCCGGGCTGCAGGACTTCATATCTGGGGAACTCTCTGAGAAAAGCAAGTGGGCAGAGTACAGAGGCAACCTGAAGAGACAGAAGGGGGAGAGGTACAGTGTTTCACTGTACaaccttgaactttttccacattcgGTGGTGTTACAACAACGTGCtggtattttattgagattttatgcgATAGACAAAAGCAACTGGCTCATTAAtgaaaagcagaaggaaaattacAGACTGTTTTTCAATCAAAGACTTGTAAATGTAGTTGTttgaactggattttattgaaaCAGATCAGAGCAGAGGAGGTGGATATGAATATCACAATCTTCAGATTCCTAAcactttaaaagtatttaaagcaTGTATccgtttttagttgttttttgttgtcacaAAATCTCTTTAGTTAAAGTTTGTTGCAGATGCAACgtggcaaaatgtggaaagatggtgaatacttttgtaatttACAGAGAAAGTATGTTCATCATACTTCATCAACATATGGCTTTAAAGGAGACAGTTTAATTGCTTAAATAGATATGCataaaattgatcattttaacaaattaaagttgatcAGACACATGTAAGTGAAAGGATCTGTATGTCTGTTCTCTGCTGTTGTTAGGCTGAGGCTTCCTCCATGGCTGAAGACAGAGATCCCTATTGGAAAGAACTACAACAGGCTGAAGAACACACTGAGAGACCTCAACCTGCACACGGTCAGCAGCAGACTACCCACATGCTTCGACTTTAGAATAAAACCAAAGCATGAAACGTAGCAGGGAAACTCGTTGAAAATGTCTGCACAAGGATGCATCTGATTAACGTCACAGTTAAAATTCTGCCAAGCTAGGAAACTGtgtgcaatatttttattcaaccttTTACTGAAACTATTAGATTTACACAGCAAAGACAGGCTTAAATAATCCTGTGTGTGTTCTTCTTTTGTAacagtgtctctgtgtgttttctcaggTGTGTGAGGAGGCCAGGTGTCCAAACATTGGAGAATGTTGGGGTGGAGGAGAATATGCCACTGCTACCGCCACCATCATGGTGAGCCTCCGCCGTCATGTTGAAATGAAGGACgtatacttttctttttaatgtctgAAGATGCTTCTTATCATGAATGTATTAGTCCATACATTAAGGCACCTCTCAGATACTTTAAAATGCAGCAGGCTGCTCTTTTAATGACTTTAACAGCTCCTGCCACAGAGTGTTTGATCATAAATGGCCTTTATAGTAATTTATGAGTTCAATAAAGTTTCCTCCACAAGGACTTTCTCCATATGTTAGTCATTTGAAGCTCAGAACTCGTCAGCAATTAAAGACAGCTGAGTACAGCTAGGTTAACTTTTCTTACATTGATGGAGAATCTGTTGTTGATGCTACAATTCAggtgtctattttttttttccactgacgCATAgattgcttttctttctgtctttctgctgGTAGCTAATGGGAGACACATGCACCCGAGGGTGCAGGTTCTGCTCGGTGAAGACGGCCCGTCAGCCGCCTCCTCTGGACCCAGATGAGCCTTACAACACAGCCAAGGCCATCGCAGCCTGGGGGCTGGACTACGTGGTTCTGACATCTGTTGACAGAGATGGTAAAGTTTCTTCCTTCAGTGTGTCTGCGCCACACCTGGTGCTGAACCTTTACTGGTCATCACACCTATTAACTCCTTACGTTTTCTGACTTAAACGTCCACTGTTATCAATTCTTTTAAGCCCATTTGTAGAGTATATTTGGAAAAGGTTTCTAGAAAGTTATAGCAGAATTTTCTGCAGTAATTGGGCTTTgagtacagaaaaaaagcacagattgatggatgaacagaattttagactttaataatattttttccctATACTTCTACAGaccataaaatacataaatcttATCTACAATACAATTTACATTTCTACAAATTTGctaaacatatttacaatatGCTTTTGAATGAtcaatcagttttatttctgctgtttatttgcAGATATCGCTGATGGCGGAGCAGAACACTTTGCTAAAACAGTTACTAGCCTGAAGGGGAggtagattattattattattatttttagatttgtatCAGATGGATCTGCCATTAGatctttttaaatgcatttcatttcatGAGTGCAAAGTTGACAAGCAAGcgcttttgtctttttcatgcAGAAACCCTCACATCCTGGTCGAATGCCTGACCCCTGATTTCCGTGGCGACCTGTCAGCGGTAGAGAAGATTGCCCTGTCAGGGCTAGACGTTTACGCTCACAATGTGGAGACTGTGCGAGAGCTGCAGCGGTATGCACAC
Proteins encoded in this region:
- the lias gene encoding lipoyl synthase, mitochondrial is translated as MALLKQSCCVTGRFFTNHLRLSPRSILHVYTSCLNTSPKSSADREGRKKELQSQDGPGLQDFISGELSEKSKWAEYRGNLKRQKGERLRLPPWLKTEIPIGKNYNRLKNTLRDLNLHTVCEEARCPNIGECWGGGEYATATATIMLMGDTCTRGCRFCSVKTARQPPPLDPDEPYNTAKAIAAWGLDYVVLTSVDRDDIADGGAEHFAKTVTSLKGRNPHILVECLTPDFRGDLSAVEKIALSGLDVYAHNVETVRELQRYVRDPRANFDQSLTVLKHAKQVKPGVLTKTSIMLGLGESDQQIVNTLTELREAGVDCLTLGQYMQPTKRHLKVEEYIPPEKFAYWEKVGNEMGFVYTASGPLVRSSYKAGEFFLKNLLKKRKAEITTEQEAS